In Archaeoglobus profundus DSM 5631, the sequence AGATTACTAGGATTTGCGGAGCTTAAGACAAGTGAAATCAAACGAAAGCTACCTACAAAACCCTTCCTAATTCTTGGAATTTCGAAGGGAATTAAAGCCAGACTTTTGATGAGCTTCTTTGATAAGAAACCGAAAAGGGACGAAGTTTACATCAGATTCATGGGAGTTCATCCGAGACTAGACTGCTATGAAATAGGAAGAACGATAGTAGATCACATTATCGAGTTTGCTAAAGTAAGGGGAAAGAGCAGGATAACGGCATGGTTGCCAGTTGAGAGTGATCTCGTTGATGTTTGTCTAGAAAGGGGTTTTGAAATAAAAAGAATGCTCGAAAGCTCATTCGCACGGAAGTACCTCGGAAGGAAGTACTACTACCTGCTTGAACTCAGATTACAATAGTGGCAAAGTTATCCACTATCTTCTTACCTTTCTTGTATCTATCTCCCTTCGGAATTCTCTTTACGTTTATCCTTACTGCGTTACCCTCAGAAGTGTAGGCGTAGTACTCTTCCTCACTAACTATCTCCGCAACTGCTATCTCTCCTCTAACACCTCTCACACCCATTGCACCTCTATTTGTTAATCTGAACTCATCTATAGGTACTTTCTTTGCATATCCATCTCTCGTCAGGATTAGAACGTAATCTCCTTTTCCGATAGACATCCAAGCTATCTCGTCACCTTCTCTAAGCGTTATAGCCTTAACACCCTTCGCACTTCTTCCGTATTCTGGTATCTCGCTTGATCTAAATCTCACAATGTAACCGTTTTTAGTGGCGATGATTACGTCTCCATCCTCGTAAAGCCTTGCAAATCCTATATTCTCACCAGCTATTATACCTGCTCTCTTTGCATTTGCAAATTCTTCCAGTCTGACTTTCTTTATGTTTCCATCTTTACTCAAGATAACTACATCTCCCTTCGCAACAACCCCCGTTTCTACTTTTTCTGCAGATATGAACTTGGAAAGTGGAGTAAAGTCAAGGGGAATATCCCTGGCATGGATCGAGTAAGCTTTATCGCTCGAAAACAGTAGTATGTCCAGATTGCTCATAGCTCGAAGTAGAATCTTTGGATTAGA encodes:
- a CDS encoding GNAT family N-acetyltransferase produces the protein MLVKTLEKDEVREFVKLLFECCEELKLIFGDEYIGREILESYYNSLEDYDGIMVVKGEKRLLGFAELKTSEIKRKLPTKPFLILGISKGIKARLLMSFFDKKPKRDEVYIRFMGVHPRLDCYEIGRTIVDHIIEFAKVRGKSRITAWLPVESDLVDVCLERGFEIKRMLESSFARKYLGRKYYYLLELRLQ